The genomic DNA GACAGCTCTTGCTAGTTAGCCTCCGCGACTACTCCCCGAGATTCCGGTACAGCGTCGCGCGGCTCACCCCGAGCGCCTTGGCAATCGCCGTCACGCTCTCACCGTTCGCCCGGCGAGCCCGGGCCGCAGCGAGCTTGTCAGCATCCAGCACGTTCGGCCGACCGCCCGTCCGTCCCTGTGCCCTGGCAGCCTCCAGGCCGGCGCGGGTGCGGTCCTTGATCAGACTCCGCTCAAACTCCGCCATGGCACCAACCACCTGAAGCATGAGACGGCCGTCCGGCGTGTTCGGGTCGATGCTCGCCAGCGCCCCCGTCAGCACCTTGAAACCGATGCCTTGCGTCGACAGCGCGTCCACTATGGTCACCAGGTCGATCAGCGAGCGGGCGAAGCGGTCCAGCTTCCACACGCACAGGGTGTCGCCGGGGCGGAGGTAGTCCAGCACGGCGGCAAGCTCTGGACGGTCCATGTTCTTCCCGCTGGCCTTGTCCGTGAAGATCCTGGAGCAGCCCGCCTCGGTGAGTGCGTCGTGCTGGAGCTGCGCTTCCTGGTCGTCGGTCGAGACTCGGGCATAGCCGATCAGGTGGCCGGTGTTCTTCGTCATGACCCAACCGTCTCATAACTCGTCTCACAACTGCAAGGGTTTTCGACAGGTTTTGAGACGGGTTTTGAACGCCTAGCCACCTCTTCGCGGGGCCGTTCGACAGTCGTCTCGCAAACCATCGTTTCTGAGACGCCCTGCAGGCGTAACCCTGTGTCATCGGGCCGCGCAAACGCTCCGATCAGCGGTGCGATAGCTTCCCCTCCCTGCCGCACTGAGCCACAGCGAGAAGGGGTGCCCGCCCAGCGAGCCGGCCAGCGGGCACCGGCGCCGGTTCGGCATCGATGACAGTTTGGCGGTTTGACGGCTCGCCCAGGTTCTCTCGTGACTTTCCGAGGGGTATTGAGAGTGAGCACCAAAGCGCCATATCGCCATGCCCGCAGGTCAGCGCGCCCGCGCCAAGGAGGTTCCGGCAGTTCGCCGTAGGAGTCCTGCACGGCCGCCTACGGGCGCGAAGAAGCCCCGCCCGGCTCGGGGCCGAACGGGGCTGTACGGAGCTGTCTGGCGCGGGTCGGTGGCTACTCCTTGATCTCCGCCCATTTGACCCGGACTCGCTGCTCGGGCACGAATCGCTTCCCTCGCTCACCCTTGCTGATGAACACGCCGTCAATGGCAAGGGACAGGCGGTCTCGCTTCTGATCATGCGTCGATGCTTCCCAGGCAGGGCGCAGTAGTTCGCCGTCCAGCAGCGGCGAGATGTCGACCGCAGGGAGCGGCAGCGAGGCAAGGTCGGCGCGAAGGCCGTCGATGCGGCTCTGGAGGCGGTCCGCAAGCCGCTGGTAGCGCTCAAGCGCTCCCGGACGGTCGAACTCCCCGCGCAGGTATCGAGCGTCTTCCAGGTCCGCCAGCCGGGCTTCCTGGTCGGCGATTTCGTCGGTGATGGCGTCGCGCTTGGCGAATGTCTCGGGGTCTGCCTTCTTCACCCAGCGGTCGGCGATGGCAACCAGGAGCGGATCGTCCGGTTCGAGCGTCGGGAGCAGCGAGAGGAACCACTCCGAGACGTACTGATCCACGCGGTCGGCTACCGCGTTCGCGCCGGGGCACTGATTGCCTGCCCGGCGAGCCATGCACTGATAGCTGCCGCCGACCTTGTGCATCCGGCGCCCGCAGCCCGGCACATCGCAGAACACCATTCCAGTGAGCAGCGCCGTGCCGTTCGGCTTCGGCATCCGCTTGCCCGCCTGCATGCGGGTCCGGGCTTCGAGCTGCCGGATGATCCGCTCCCGCTCGCCGACCGTGATGATCCCTTCGCCGATGCTGACGGTGTCCAGCGTCTCGGGATCTCGATAGGGGAACACCCGGCTCGTGAACTTGCGGCTGCCGTCCTCGGCTTCGACGGATTCGGTCTCCGGCATCAGACCGGCGAAGGCCGGGGACTTGAGCAGATTCATGATGCTCGCGGCGTTCCACTGGCCACCCCGAGCTGAGGGGATGTCGTACTCGTTGAGCAGCCGCGCGATCTGCACGAGGGACTTGCCCGCCAGCGCGTCATCCGCGATCAGCCGGGCGTAGACGGCCGTCTCGGGGTCGTGCACCAGCTTCTTCGTGGTGGGATCCACCAGCAGCCCGTACGGGGGCTGTCCGCCAATCCACTGGCCCTGTCGGCGCAGATGCCGCTTCGCGTGGGCCACCCGGGTACCGAGGTTCTTCGACTCGGACCGGGCGAGTTCGGCGAGCATGCCGACGACCATGCGGGCCGAGTCGTTCGAGGTGTCGAGGCCGTCCACGACGGACACCAGACGGCCGCCCGCCTTCTCGATGTTGTCCAGGACCTTGCCGACCTGGCCGATGCCCTTGCGGGACAGCCGGTCCAGCTTCCACACGATCAGCGTCCCGACGACGCCCGCCGTGACGGCGGCAAGGGCGGAGTCGAACCCCTTGCGCTCGACGTCCTTGAAGCCGGAGCGCCCCCGGTCGATGTGGACCTTGCGGACCGTCAGGCCGTTGCGCTCGGCCCATGCGCGGCAGTCGACTTCCTGCCGTTCGATCGCCGTTTTGCCGTCCCGGTCCAAGGACAGCCGAAGGTACAGGTCACACAGCGTGTGATGGTGCACGTACGCCCCCTCTGGAGATCCCTACATTGTGTAGGACATCCAGAAGTCGAGGATCGTGATCTTGCCGCGGAAGTCGGCCAGCGACAGGTCCTTGCCGCCGGTGTTCAACCATCCGCCCTTGCCCACCAGCTCGGGGGCGCGTACACGTGCACGAGAAGCCATGCCCCAATCAAACCCCACATGCGGCGTCGCCATTCCACCGCCGGTAACCCGGTTGACCGGGCGGCCGGGGCGGGGTGGGATGCCGGGGTGATCTACTCCGGGGTGCCGCAGGGACGGGTCGAGGTGCCGGCGTGCGTCGTCGGGTTCGCGGGGGGCCGGCCGGTGCGGCCGGTGTGGCTGAACGGGACCGGCGGGTTGACCTTCGAGGTCGGCGCGGGGGCGGGCCGGCAGTTCGTGAAGTGGGCGCCGGCCGGCAGCGGGGTGGAGCTGTCGGCGGAGCTCGCGCGGCTGCGCTGGGCTGCCCGGTACGCGGTGGTGCCGGCGGTGGTGGCCGAGGGGGCGGACGCCTCCGGCTCGTGGATCGCCACCGACGGGCTGCCGGGCCGGTCGGCGGTGGACGGGCGCTGGCTGGCCGATCCGGCGACCGCGGTCCGGGTGATCGGTGAGGGCCTGCGGGTGCTGCACGACGCGCTGCCGGTCGCGGACTGCCCGTTCGACTGGTCGGCCGAGGCGCGGGTCGCGCGGGCGCACGCGCGGGTGTCCGCCGGGGTGGACGACCCCGCGTCCCGGGTCGAGGAGGCCGTCGGCGAGGTCGGCGGCGTGGAGCGCGCGCTGGAGCTGCTCGCCGCGGTGCCGCCGGTCGAGCACCCGGTGGTCTGCCACGGCGACGCCTGTGCGCCGAACACGCTGCTGGCCGACGACGGCTCCCTCGCGGGCCACGTGGACCTCGGCTCGCTGGGGGTCGCCGACCGCTGGGCGGACCTGGCGGTGGCGACCTGGAACACGCGGTGGAACTACGGTCCGGGCTGGGAGCGGGCGCTGCTCGACGGGTACGGCGTCGACCCGGACCCGGAGCGGATCCGCTACTACCGCCTGCTCTGGGAGCTGACGTAGCGCCAGGGGCTCAGAGCGCGGCCCGGATCAGCTCCAGGGCCTGCCCGAGGCCGGCGGTCTCCGCCTCCGTCAGGGTCGGGTTGGCCGCCCGGATCGCACGGACCCGTTCCAGTTGCCCGGCGGTCGGCGGCTCCAGCCGGCGCAGGAACGGGACGAGCAGGGCGCGGGCGAGCTCGGCGACGGCCGGCATGGTGACGGCGGCCTGGGCGAGGATCAGTGCGGACATCGCCACGTCCAGGCCCGGTTCGCCCTCGTCGGCGGTGGCCCAGTCGATCACCACCGGGCCGCGCGGGGCGAGCATCACGTTCTCGGGGTGGAAGTCCAGGTGCAGGATCCGGTGCGCCGGGTCGGCGGAGTGCCGCGCGGGTACCGCGTGCAGCCGCCGCAGCAGGTCGGCGAGGAGCTCGCCGGCCTCCTCCGGGCCGGTCGTGCCGGAGGCGAGCGCCTCGCGCAGGGTGGGGCCGGCCAGCCGCTCCATGACCAGCTCGCCCGGCGCGGTGCCGGGCCACGCGGCGGCCACCGGGTAGTCGTGGCGGGCGAGGTGGGTCATCACGGCGAGTTCGCCGGCGGTGTCGGAGCCGTCCCGGTAGCGCCGCAGCACCCGCCCGTCGTCCAGTGCGTACACGTCGGCCGTCCGGCCGATCCCCAACAACTCGCCGATCATCACGCCGGACAACCTAGCGGTCCGGCACGATGGGCGCAGCTATCAGGCGCGGACCCCAGGAGGCGGCAGTGGCAGTGAAGTACGTGGTCAAGGAGAAGCTGCTCTCGATCGGTGACGACTACTGGATCGAGGACGGCGACGGCGAGAAGGCCTACCTGGTCGACGGCAAGGTGCTGCGGCTGCGCGACACCTTCGAGCTGAAGGACGTCAACGACGAGGTGGTGGCCGTCATCAAGGAGAAGGTGCTGACGGTCCGTGACGCGATGAAGATCGAGAACGCCGGGGGGGACGTGGTCGCGACCGTCCGCAAGAAGCTGTTCACGCCGTTCCGCGACAAGTACCACGTGGAGCTGGAGGCGGGCGGCGAGCTGGAGGTGCACGGCGACCTGCTCGACAAGGAGTACCGGATCGAGTCGGACGGCGACCGGGTCGCCGAGGTCTCCCGGAAGTGGTTCCGGATCCGCGACACCTACGGGGTGGAGGTGGAGGAGGGCGCCGACGCTCCGCTGATGCTGGCGATCGCGGTCTGCCTGGACCGGATGGTCGAGCACAACGACTGACCGGTATCTTGTGCCGATCCTGGCGAGTGACGGAGGGGCCCGCAGTGAACGACATCATCCACCAGCTCGGTGAGGCGGCCGCCTACGGCGGTGTCGGCCTGGTGCTGCTGCTGCTCGGCGTCGGCCTGGTCGACGTGCTGACCCCCGGCAAGCTGGGCCGGCAGATCTGGGTGGAGCGCAACCGCAACGCGGCCGTGGTGCTGAGCTCGGCACTGCTGGCGATCGGCGGGATCGTCTTCACCGCGATCATTTCCACCTACCAGGAGTTCGGCAAGGGCCTGGCGGCGGCGGGCGTGTTCGGCCTGCTCGGCCTGGTGCTGCTGGCGGTGTCGTTCTGGGCGATCGACCTGTTCACCCCGGGCAAGCTGGGTGCGGTCCTGGTGGACCCGGAGCCGCACCCGGCGGTGTGGGTGACCGCCAGCACCAACCTGGCCGTCGCGGCGATCGTCTCGGCCGCGATCTACTGACGGTCGCCCACCGTGGGGCTCAGCCCGCCGCGAGGCGCTCGGTCAGCCGGGCCTTCGCGGCGGGCCACTCGTCCGCGAGCATCGAGAAGTACACGGTGTCCCGCCAGCTGCCGTCGGGGCGCCGCTTGGCGCGCCGGAAGGTGCCCTCGTAGCTTGCCCCGAGCCGCTGGATCGCGTTCTGCGAGCGCTCGTTGAGGTGGTCGGTCCTCCAGGAGATCCGGCCCATGCCGAGGTCCTCGAAGGCGTGGGTGAGCAGCAGCAGCTTGGACTCGGTGTTGACCGCCGTCCGCCACGCGGAGCGGGCGTACCAGGTGCCGCCGATCTCCACCTGCTCCTCGGCCGCGCTGGCGTCGAAGTAGCAGGTGACGCCGATCGCCCGCTCGGTGGCGAGGTCGACCACCGCGAACGGCAGGCAGGCCGGGTCGGCGAGCCGGGCGTCGGCGTACTCCGCCATCTGCTCCGGGGTGCGCGGCAGCGGCACCGGCACCCAGCGCCAGATCTCCTCGTCCCCGCCGCCGGCCAGGTGCAGGTCGGGGACGTGGGCGCGGGTGAGCGGTTCCAGCCGGACGTGCCGGCCGGTCAGGTACACGGGTGCGGGGAGCTTCGCGGTCATGCATGCCAACGTAGCCCCACTTTGCATTAGGTGCAATCAATATCTGCACTAGTGCAAAGTGGGGCCACGGTGCGTGCTGCGGCGCGGGCCGCCGGGCGGGGCCGCCGCCGACGGCTAGATGAAGGAGTTGATCTGGATCGTCTCGGTCCGGCCCGGACCGACGCCGATGGCCGAGATCGGCGCGCCCGACATCTCCTCCAGCGCCTTCACGTAGGCCTGCGCGTTCTTCGGCAGGTCGGCGAAGGTCTGCGCCTTCGAGATGTCCTCGCTCCAGCCGGGGAGGGTCTCGTAGATCGGCTTCGCGTGGTGGAAGTCCGACTGGTTGTACGGGAGCTCCTCGACCCGGCGGCCGTCGACCTCGTACGCCACGCAGACCGGGATCTGCTCCCAGCCGGTCAGCACGTCCAGCTTGGTGAGGAAGAAGTCGGTCAGGCCGTTGACCCGGGTCGCGTAGCGGGCGATCACCGCGTCGAACCAGCCGCAGCGGCGGTCGCGGCCGGTGGTGACACCGCGCTCGCCGCCGATCCGGCGCAGCGCGTCGCCGTCGGCGTCCAGCAGCTCGGTCGGGAACGGGCCCGAGCCGACGCGGGTGGTGTACGCCTTCAGGATGCCGATGACCCGGTCGATCTTGGTCGGGCCGATGCCGGAGCCGGTGCAGGCGCCGCCGGAGGTCGGGTTCGACGAGGTGACGAACGGGTACGTGCCGTGGTCGACGTCCAGCAGGGTGCCCTGGCCGCCCTCCAGCAGGACGACCTTGTTCGCCTTCAGCGCCTCGTCCAGCACCAGGGTGGTGTCGGCCAGGAACGGCTTGATCTTGTCCGCGTAGCCCAGGTACTCCTCGAGCACCAGGTCGGCCGGGATGGCGCGGCGGTTGTAGAGCTTGACCAGGATCTGGTTCTTGTCGTGCAGCGCCGCCTCGATCTTCTGGCGCAGGATCGACTCGTCGAACAGGTCCTGGACCCGGATGCCCACGCGGTTGATCTTGTCCGCGTAGGTCGGGCCGATGCCGCGGCCGGTGGTGCCGATCCGGCGCTTGCCGAGGAAGCGCTCGGTGACCTTGTCCAGCGTCCGGTGGTACGGGGTGATCAGGTGGGCGTTGCCCGAGATCAGCAGCTTCGAGGTGTCGATGCCGCGCTCGTTCAGGCCGTTCAGCTCGGAGAGCAGCACGCCCGGGTCGATCACGACGCCGTTGCCGATCACCGGCACGACGTTCGGGCTCAGGATGCCGGAGGGCAGCAGGTGCAGGGCATACTTCTGGTCGCCGATGACCACCGTGTGACCGGCGTTGTTGCCGCCCTGGTAGCGGACGACGTAGTCGACGGAGCCGCCGAGCAGGTCGGTGGCCTTCCCCTTGCCCTCGTCTCCCCACTGGGCACCAACGAGCACGAGTGCCGGCACAGGCGTACACCCCTTCCGGTTGGGGCATCCTGCGTAGGCCGCAGTCTGACCCGAGATAGACGAAGCCCCTGGCGCAATAGCGCAAGGGGCTCTTGCACCGAGAGATTACCTGAGGAAGGACCGGTCGTGTCGTCCCTGTCCACGCCCGCATCCCAGCCCCCGGACCTCGACGCGCCCGGCCCGCTGCTGGTCCTCCTCGACCCGGCGGCCAAGCAGGCCGACGGCGAGTCCGTGCGGATCGCCAAGGACGTGCTCTGCGGCGGCGCGGACTGCAAGGTGGCGCTGCCCGAGTCGCCGTCCGAACTCGACCGGGTGCTGGAGCACCGCGGCCGGCGGCGCCCGGTGGTGATCGGATCCGACCAGGCGCTCCAGCGGGTGCTCCAGGCGTTGCACCGGCAGCGCGAGTTGGGCGCCGACCCGATCGGTGTGGTCCCGGTCGGACGGCCCGCCGCCACCGCCGCCGCGCGGGGGCTCGGGGTGCCCGCCGAACCGGTCGCGGCGGCCCGCGCGGCGCTCGGCGGCAGCCCGCGCAAGCTCGACCTGCTGGTGGACGACGGCGGCGGGGTGGTGCTCGTCGAGGTCCGCTTCACCGGCCCGCGGCTGGGCCGTGCGGGTGGTTGGCGTTCGCTATGGGCGAAATTGGCTGCGCCCGAGCAGGCGAAGGGTTCCCCGGTCGAGGAGCTGCGGATCGAGGCGGACGGACGGCTGCTGGCCGACGTCCACCAGGAGGTCGCCCGGCTGCGCCTGGGCCTGGCCGGCGGGCTGATGGAGCTCTCGCTGCGCCTCGACGGCCGCCAGCAGCTGCACCGGGCGACCGCGCTGACCGTGGTGGGCCGGGGCTTCGGGTACGAAGCGGACGGCGTGCCGGTCGGCCCGGTCCGGCAGCGCACCTGGACGGTGCACGCCGACGCCTGGGCGCTGGTGCTGCCGGTCGGGTGAGCAGGCTCACGTTTCTGCCGCCCGTCAACTGTGCGAACCGCTTGCGACAAGGGTGCGAAGTCGGTGGCCAGTTGGCGGAAAGTGCGGTAAGGGGCCGAGTCTACGCGCGTCCGTCGACCGCGCTTTCGGGGTGGCGGAGCGACCTGCCCTAGACTCGAAGACGTGCCACGTGGTGACGGACGACTCAATCACGATCTTCTTCCCGGCGAGAAGGGCCCCCAGGACGCTTGCGGCGTCTTCGGGGTCTGGGCCCCCGGCGAGGAGGTCGCGAAGCTCACGTACTTCGGCCTCTATGCCCTGCAGCACCGCGGACAGGAATCCGCGGGTATCGCAGTGAGCAACGGCTCCCAGATTCTCGTCTTCAAGGACATGGGACTCGTCTCCCAGGTCTTCGACGAGACCTCCCTGGGGTCGCTGCACGGGCATATCGCCGTCGGACATGCCCGCTACTCGACAACAGGTTCCTCGGTCTGGGAGAACGCCCAGCCGACCTTCCGGGCGACCGCACACGGTTCGCTGGCCCTCGGCCACAACGGAAACCTGGTCAACACCGCCGAACTGGCGGCGATGGTCGCCGAGCTGCCCGGTGAGGAGCACATCTCCCGCTCCGGCCGGACCGCGGCGACCAACGACACCGACCTGGTGACCGCGCTGCTCGCCGGCCACCCGGACCTGTCCATCGAGGAGACCGCCCGACAGATCCTGCCCAGGGTCCGCGGCGCCTTCTCGCTCGTCTTCATGGACGAGCACACCCTGTACGCCGCCCGCGACCCGCAGGGCATCCGCCCGCTGGTCCTGGGCCGCCTGGAGCGCGGCTGGGTGGTCGCCTCCGAGACGGCGGCGCTCGACATCTGCGGCGCCTCCTTCATCCGCGAGGTCGAACCCGGCGAGCTCATCGCCATCGACGAGAACGGCCTGCGCACCTCGCGCTTCGCCGAGGCCAAGCCCAAGGGCTGCGTCTTCGAGTACGTCTACCTCGCCCGCCCGGACACCAGCATCGCCGGCCGCAACGTGCACCTCTCGCGCGTCGAGATGGGCCGCCGCCTCGCCAAGGAGGCGCCCGTCGAGGCCGACCTGGTGATAGCGACCCCGGAGTCCGGCACCCCCGCCGCGATCGGCTACGCCGAGGCCAGCGGCATCCCGTACGGCTCCGGCCTGGTGAAGAACGCCTACGTCGGCCGCACCTTCATCCAGCCCAGCCAGACCATCCGGCAGCTCGGCATCCGGCTCAAGCTCAACCCGCTCAAGGAAGTCATCGCGGGCAAGCGGCTGGTCGTCGTGGACGACTCGATCGTCCGCGGCAACACCCAGCGCGCGCTGGTCAAGATGCTCCGCGAGGCCGGTGCCGCCGAGGTCCACATCCGGATCTCCTCGCCGCCGGTGAAGTGGCCCTGCTTCTTCGGCATCGACTTCGCCACCCGCGCGGAGCTGATCGCCAACGGCATGACCATCGAGGAGATCGGCCGCACGCTCGGCGCCGACTCGCTGGCGTACATCTCGATCGACGGCATGATCGAGGCCACCGCGCAGCCCAAGGACAAGCTGTGCCGGGCCTGCTTCGACGGGGAGTACCCGATGGAGCTGCCCGACCCGGCCCTGCTCGGCAAGCTGCTGCTGGAGGCCGAGATCGCCGGCGGCCAGGCCAAGCCCTCCGTCCGCGGCGGCAAGCCCACCAGCGACCTGGACGGCGTCCAGTCCCTGCTGGGCGGCGCGGGCGCGGCGGACGCGCTGCGACGACCGTAACCATGCAACTCGTGGGGGGCGCGAGGCGATGACACCGGCGGAGCCGCCGATGGACAGAGCCTCGCGCCCCCCGCCTGCTCTAACCCATTTCTGAAAGGGCTCACGGAAGTGACCAGCAACGAGAGCGGGGCGACCTACGCCGCCGCGGGTGTCGACATCGAGGCGGGCGACCGGGCCGTCGAGCTCATGAAGCAGTGGGTGAAGAAGGCGGACCGCCCCGAGGTGGTCGGCGGTCTCGGCGGGTTCGCCGGGCTCTTCGACGCCTCGGCGTTCAAGCGCTACGAGCGTCCGCTGCTGGCCACCGCCACCGACGGCGTGGGCACCAAGGTGGCCATCGCCCAGGCGATGGACAAGCACGACACCATCGGCCACGACCTGGTCGGCATGGTCGTCGACGACCTGGTGGTGTGCGGCGCCGAGCCGCTGTTCATGACCGACTACATCTGCGTCGGCAAGGTCGTGCCGGAGCGGGTCGCGGCGATCGTCAAGGGCATCGCCGAGGGCTGCACGCTGGCCGGCTGCGCGCTGGTCGGCGGCGAGACGGCGGAGCACCCGGGCCTGCTGGGCCCGGACGAGTACGACGTCGCGGGCGCGGGCACCGGTGTGGTGGAGGCGGACGCGCTGCTGGGCGCCGACCGCGTCCGGGCCGGCGACGTGGTGATCGCGATGGCCGCCAGCGGCCTGCACTCCAACGGCTACTCGCTGGTCCGGCACGTGCTGCTGAACCAGGCCGGCTGGTCGCTGGACCGCGAGGTGGAGGAGTTCGGCCGCACCCTCGGCGAGGAGCTGCTCGAGCCGACCCGGATCTACTCGCTGGACTGCCTGGCCCTCACCCGGGCCACCGAGATCCACGCCTTCTCGCACGTCACCGGCGGCGGCCTGGCGGCCAACCTGGCCCGGGTGATCCCGGCCGGCCTGCACGCCCGCCTGGACCGCGGCACCTGGACCCCGCTGCCGGTCTTCCAGACCGTGGCCAAGGTCGGCGCGATGCAGACCCTGGAGATCGAGAAGACGCTGAACATGGGCGTCGGCATGGTCGCCGTGGTTCCGCCGGAGTCGGTCGACGTGGTGCTGTCGGTCCTGGAGGACCGCGGCGTCGAGGCGTGGCTGCTCGGCGACGTCGTGGACCGCACGGACGAGCACGACGGCGGCTCGGCGCTCTACAACGCGTACGAGGGCTTCGCGCTCTGATCCCGGCCCGACGGGCCCCGCTGCGGCGGGGCCCGTCGGCTGTCCGGACCGGTGCCGCCGGGGACGACGGGGGCCGGCCCGCCGGCGGACACGTCGAAGACCGGTCCGGCACCCGGGGGTGCAGGACCGGTCTTCGACCGAGCTGTCAGGCGCGGCGGCGAGAGGAGCTGCTGCCCGCGTCCTCGTCGTCGTCCTCGTCGTCGTTGTAGAGATCCGCGTACGCCGCGTAGGGGTCGTCCTCGTCCTCGTCCTCGATCGGCTCCGGCTCGATCGCGGTGGACGGAGATACGCCCAGCTCATGCGACAGACGATTGGCGTCGAACCCGCCGCTGTTGTACTTCAGCTCGCGGGCGACCTTCGTCTGCTTGGCCTTGGCCCGGCCGCGCCCCATGGGTCGACCCCCTCAACGATGGGGCTCACGGCCCCGAGTCTGACACGTGGTGATGATCAGGTCCGGCCCTGCCCGAAGTGGGAGAACCGTCCCTTGGAGCATTAACGGTACCTGTTTCCGCCGCCGGACGGTACGTCGCGCGTGTGACGTGGCGCGCACAGTCGCCCCCCCGAGCCAGGTCTGCCCTGGTCACAAGGGGAATATGGGGCTTTCGCAGGCTGCCCGGAGCTTCGCCGGGCCCGTCGTTCCTGCAGAGATTATCCCCCGAAGGAGGGCGTCGGATCGCCCGATCGGGCGACGAACTGAGAATCCGGTTCCACATCGTGATGCGAGGGGGCGGAGGGTGTCCGCCCCCTCGCGGAGGGTCAGGCCCGGCGGGCGGTCGGCAGCAGCACCGAACGGAGCGCGCTGATCTCGCGCATCCGCTTCTCGGCGAGCCGGTCGGCGGCCACCGCCGGCGGCACGCCGTCGGCGGCGGCCCGGGTGAAGATCTCCAGCGTGGTGTCGAAGATCTTCGTCGCCTTGTTCTTGGCGCGCTCGAAGTTGAAGCCCTCGATCTCGTCGGCGACCTGGATGACGCCGCCGGAGTTCACCAGGTAGTCGGGCGCGTAGAGGATGCCGCGGTCCGCCAGGTCCTTCTCCACGCCGGTGTGCGCCAGCTGGTTGTTGGCCGCGCCGCAGACGATCGAGGTGCCGGCCGCGCCTAGCGCCCCGACGGTGTGGTCGTCCAGCGCGCCGCCGAGGGCGCAGGGGGCGTAGACGTCCAGCGAGGCGTGCAGCAGGGCGGCGGTGTCGGCCGCGACCTCGACCTCGGGGTGGGCGGCCTTGACCCGGTTGATCGCCGCCTCGGAGACGTCGGTGATCACCACGGTGGCGCCGTCGGCGACCAGGTGGCCGACCAGGTAGTGGCCGACCTTGCCGACGCCCGCCACGCCGACCCGCCTGCCGCGCAGGGTGGGCTGGCCCCAACGGGCCTGCGCGGAGGCGCGCATGCCCTGGAAGACGCCGAAGGCGGTCAGGATCGAGGAGTCGCCGGCGCCGCCGTGCTCCGGCGAGCGACCGGTCACGAACTGGGTCTCGCGGGCCACCACGTCCATGTCCTGCACGTAGGTGCCCACGTCGCAGGCGGTGATGTAGCGGCCGCGCAGCGACTCGACGAAGCGGCCGTACGCGCGGAGCATCGCCTCGTTCTTGTCCTTGTCGGGGGCGCCGATGATCACGGCCTTGCCGCCGCCGAGGTCCAGGCCGGCGAGGGCGTTCTTGTAGCTCATGCCGCGCGAGAGGTTCAGCGCGTCCTGGAGCGCCTCCTCCTCGGTCGCGTACGGGAAGAAGCGGGTGCCGCCGAGGGCCGGGCCGAGGGCGGTCGAGTGGATGGCGATGATCGCCTTCAGGCCGCTGGCACGGTCGTGGCAGAGGACGACCTGCTCGTGGCCGTCGCCGGGCGTGCCCTGCGGGTCGGTACCGAAGATCCTGCCGAGCACCCCGGGTGCGGGCACGGTGGCAGAAGCGGTGTGTACGTCGGTCACGGTGGTGACTCCAGTAATGAATGGCCCGCGGCTGTGGTGCGGGCGTCTGCCTCGAAGCCTAGTCCGGGGACCTCGAGCCTCGCTGCCCCCTGACGGTCCCTGAGACATAACGACCGGATCGCCGCGGCGGTACCCCTCCCCGCTCGCCCGCCGTGCGTGCGACGATGCCGAACGTGACCGTTGTGCGTACGTCGGTGCAGCCGCCCTACTCCGCCCACCTGCGCGTCTACGAGCCGCTGAGCGCCTGGCCGGAGCCGGAGCGCTCGCACTGGCGGGCCTACGCCGCCGAGCGGGGCCCGGACGCCGAGGACCGGGAGCCGGTCGCCGGGGCCGCGCTGGCCGAGCAGCGGGAGGCCCTCGCCGAGCTGCTGGCCCGCACCCCGCGGGCCCTGCCCGAGCAGGAGAGCGGGCAGGCCTTCGTGCGGCTGCTGGAGGGCACCCTGTACGTCTGCCCGCGGACCACCCGGCTGCGCAGCTGGCAGGCGCTGGAGGAGCTGCACCGGGAGCTTCCCGCGCACCTGCTGGACACCGTGCTGCCGCCGGCCGTGCGGGCCGCCGCGGAGGCCGACCGGCAGGCGTGGTGGGCCGACCACCCGGACGCCCGGCCTTGGATCCTCTCCAGCCGCTGGGAGGTCCCGGTGGGCTGGTTC from Kitasatospora terrestris includes the following:
- a CDS encoding diacylglycerol kinase — protein: MSSLSTPASQPPDLDAPGPLLVLLDPAAKQADGESVRIAKDVLCGGADCKVALPESPSELDRVLEHRGRRRPVVIGSDQALQRVLQALHRQRELGADPIGVVPVGRPAATAAARGLGVPAEPVAAARAALGGSPRKLDLLVDDGGGVVLVEVRFTGPRLGRAGGWRSLWAKLAAPEQAKGSPVEELRIEADGRLLADVHQEVARLRLGLAGGLMELSLRLDGRQQLHRATALTVVGRGFGYEADGVPVGPVRQRTWTVHADAWALVLPVG
- a CDS encoding adenylosuccinate synthase, translated to MPALVLVGAQWGDEGKGKATDLLGGSVDYVVRYQGGNNAGHTVVIGDQKYALHLLPSGILSPNVVPVIGNGVVIDPGVLLSELNGLNERGIDTSKLLISGNAHLITPYHRTLDKVTERFLGKRRIGTTGRGIGPTYADKINRVGIRVQDLFDESILRQKIEAALHDKNQILVKLYNRRAIPADLVLEEYLGYADKIKPFLADTTLVLDEALKANKVVLLEGGQGTLLDVDHGTYPFVTSSNPTSGGACTGSGIGPTKIDRVIGILKAYTTRVGSGPFPTELLDADGDALRRIGGERGVTTGRDRRCGWFDAVIARYATRVNGLTDFFLTKLDVLTGWEQIPVCVAYEVDGRRVEELPYNQSDFHHAKPIYETLPGWSEDISKAQTFADLPKNAQAYVKALEEMSGAPISAIGVGPGRTETIQINSFI
- the purM gene encoding phosphoribosylformylglycinamidine cyclo-ligase, with protein sequence MTSNESGATYAAAGVDIEAGDRAVELMKQWVKKADRPEVVGGLGGFAGLFDASAFKRYERPLLATATDGVGTKVAIAQAMDKHDTIGHDLVGMVVDDLVVCGAEPLFMTDYICVGKVVPERVAAIVKGIAEGCTLAGCALVGGETAEHPGLLGPDEYDVAGAGTGVVEADALLGADRVRAGDVVIAMAASGLHSNGYSLVRHVLLNQAGWSLDREVEEFGRTLGEELLEPTRIYSLDCLALTRATEIHAFSHVTGGGLAANLARVIPAGLHARLDRGTWTPLPVFQTVAKVGAMQTLEIEKTLNMGVGMVAVVPPESVDVVLSVLEDRGVEAWLLGDVVDRTDEHDGGSALYNAYEGFAL
- a CDS encoding DUF3073 domain-containing protein — encoded protein: MGRGRAKAKQTKVARELKYNSGGFDANRLSHELGVSPSTAIEPEPIEDEDEDDPYAAYADLYNDDEDDDEDAGSSSSRRRA
- the purF gene encoding amidophosphoribosyltransferase, which translates into the protein MPRGDGRLNHDLLPGEKGPQDACGVFGVWAPGEEVAKLTYFGLYALQHRGQESAGIAVSNGSQILVFKDMGLVSQVFDETSLGSLHGHIAVGHARYSTTGSSVWENAQPTFRATAHGSLALGHNGNLVNTAELAAMVAELPGEEHISRSGRTAATNDTDLVTALLAGHPDLSIEETARQILPRVRGAFSLVFMDEHTLYAARDPQGIRPLVLGRLERGWVVASETAALDICGASFIREVEPGELIAIDENGLRTSRFAEAKPKGCVFEYVYLARPDTSIAGRNVHLSRVEMGRRLAKEAPVEADLVIATPESGTPAAIGYAEASGIPYGSGLVKNAYVGRTFIQPSQTIRQLGIRLKLNPLKEVIAGKRLVVVDDSIVRGNTQRALVKMLREAGAAEVHIRISSPPVKWPCFFGIDFATRAELIANGMTIEEIGRTLGADSLAYISIDGMIEATAQPKDKLCRACFDGEYPMELPDPALLGKLLLEAEIAGGQAKPSVRGGKPTSDLDGVQSLLGGAGAADALRRP